A genomic stretch from Microplitis mediator isolate UGA2020A chromosome 10, iyMicMedi2.1, whole genome shotgun sequence includes:
- the LOC130676570 gene encoding uncharacterized protein LOC130676570: MGRDSRKVSRELRSSEKIHKSRSVKRKNVFNPKTAERDESIQSTSSKKLKQNTEDDVPEDSSTEFRIINFIQVFTAISALIKCKKCDGNVVFQTASTRGLGFKIVVACNNCGNEYIPSCSFVGHSYEINRRFIFVMRILGIGYEGLCKFCGLMDMPSFLDKSTHTILLKQILNCSKAVAETFMTKAVNEEKQAMPTTENEDINHLTVSGDGTWQKRGYTSSFGVSSIIGYFTGKILDINIKSAYCKLCEYWKKKTNTVEFEEWYQSHEDVCSANHQGSSGKMEVDAMVEMFSYSETKYGVKYANYIGDGDSKTYSGIIKSDPYENTTVNKKECIGHVQKRMGSRLRTLKSKQKGLGGRGKLTGKLIDKLTVYYGLAIRRHCDSIENMKSAIMATFYHYGSSDEKPNHDMCPKGEESWCSYQRAEARGELDTFSHDYSPLPSDVLKAIKPIYEDLSNENLLSRCVGGFNQNNNESFNQLVWKICPKTVNTSFTIVQIAAYVAMCIFNEGINSLLVLMNTLGLNCGPNSHRYAERMDAARIKVADKRANDNTREGRLQRRHQQIDILEAAMSAEELLYGPGIDDSV; this comes from the exons atgggacgtgattctagaaaggtttcaagagaacttcggagttctgaaaaaattcataagtcgcgttcagtcaaaagaaagaatgtttttaatccgaaaacagccgaacgtgatgaaagtattcagagtacatcttctaaaaaattaaaacaaaacactgaagatgatgtacctgaagacagcagtactgaatttcgaataataaattttattcaggtattcactgcaatttctgctcttataaaatgtaaaaaatgtgatggaaatgtagtgtttcaaacagcaagtacacgtgggctgggattcaaaattgtagttgcatgtaataactgtggaaatgaatatattccttcctgttctttcgttgggcattcttatgaaataaacagacgtttcatttttgtaatgagaatactaggaataggatacgaaggattgtgcaagttttgcggcctgatggacatgccgtcttttttagataaatctacgcatacaattttactgaaacagattttgaattgtagtaaagccgtcgcagaaaccttcatgacgaaagctgtgaatgaagaaaagcaagcaatgccaacaactgaaaatgaagatataaatcatctaactgtatcgggagatggaacctggcaaaaacggggatatacatcgtcatttggagtttcttctataattggctattttactggaaagattcttgacataaacattaaaagtgcatattgtaagctatgtgagtattggaaaaaaaaaacaaatactgttgagttcgaggaatggtatcaatcgcatgaagatgtgtgttctgctaatcatcaagggtcttctgggaaaatggaggtggatgcgatggtcgaaatgttttcgtattctgaaactaaatatggagttaagtatgccaactatattggtgatggtgactccaagacctattcaggaattataaaatcagatccttacgaaaatacaactgtaaataaaaaggaatgtatagggcatgtccaaaagcggatggggagtcgattacgtacgctgaagagtaaacaaaaaggtcttggtggtcgaggtaagctcacaggaaaattaatagacaaactaactgtgtactatggtttagcaatacgccggcattgtgattctattgaaaatatgaaatctgctataatggcaaccttttatcactacggctcgagtgatgaaaaaccgaatcatgatatgtgtccaaaaggcgaagaatcttggtgctcttaccagcgcgctgaagcaagaggagagcttgataccttttctcacgattattctcctttaccttctgatgttttaaaagctatcaagcctatatacgaagatcttagtaatgaaaatttactttcaagatgtgtaggtggattcaatcagaataataatgaaagctttaaccaactagtatggaaaatatgcccaaaaacggtaaatactagttttaccatcgtacaaatagctgcatacgttgctatgtgtatatttaatgagggtataaattcattattagtcttgatgaatacactaggacttaattgtgggcctaattctcatcggtatgcagaaagaatggatgctgcacgtatcaaagtagcagataagcgcgctaatgataacacccgagaaggtcgattgcaacgtaggcaccagcaaatcgatattttggaagctgctatgtcggctgaagagctattatatggtccaggaatagatgactcagt atga